A single window of Luteipulveratus halotolerans DNA harbors:
- the bioD gene encoding dethiobiotin synthase encodes MSPAIVVTGTDTEVGKTVATAALASALTAAGRRVHAYKPVQTGVAHDDEGDLPFVRRVAGVPVTDGVRLREPMAPVQAASVESRQLPPVAEHAQAVRRLLADPSTDDVLVEGAGGLLVELDDDRATLADLAADLDATVVVVVRAGLGTLNHTMLTLEALRARGLRVGGVIVGSYPQQPAAVERANLAHLTSDDAIDLLGVLPSGAGSWNPAEFGAAAPSWLPSVLTLVARRPVG; translated from the coding sequence ATGAGCCCGGCGATCGTCGTCACCGGCACCGACACGGAGGTCGGCAAGACCGTCGCGACCGCTGCCCTGGCGTCGGCCCTCACCGCGGCCGGCCGTCGGGTCCACGCGTACAAACCGGTGCAGACAGGTGTGGCGCACGACGACGAGGGCGACCTGCCGTTCGTACGCCGCGTCGCCGGCGTACCCGTCACCGATGGGGTGCGGCTGCGTGAGCCGATGGCCCCGGTGCAGGCGGCCTCCGTCGAGTCGCGGCAGCTGCCGCCGGTGGCCGAGCACGCCCAGGCCGTACGCCGGCTGCTGGCCGACCCGTCGACCGACGACGTGCTCGTCGAGGGCGCCGGTGGACTGCTGGTCGAGCTCGACGACGACCGCGCCACGCTCGCCGACCTCGCGGCCGACCTCGACGCGACCGTGGTGGTGGTCGTGCGGGCCGGGCTCGGCACGCTCAACCACACGATGCTCACACTGGAGGCATTGCGTGCGCGCGGTCTGCGCGTCGGCGGTGTGATCGTCGGGTCGTACCCTCAGCAGCCTGCGGCGGTCGAGCGCGCCAACCTCGCGCACCTGACCAGCGACGACGCGATCGACCTGCTGGGCGTCCTGCCGTCCGGAGCGGGCTCGTGGAACCCCGCGGAGTTCGGTGCAGCGGCACCCTCATGGCTGCCCTCGGTGCTCACTTTGGTAGCACGGCGACCCGTGGGGTAA
- a CDS encoding DLW-39 family protein, whose translation MKKALMVLAAAGAAAFANTKYKQHKTGKELWAQASDKPGEKVIGGNSSTAS comes from the coding sequence ATGAAGAAGGCCCTGATGGTGCTCGCGGCGGCTGGCGCCGCTGCTTTTGCCAACACCAAGTACAAGCAGCACAAGACCGGCAAGGAGCTGTGGGCCCAGGCCAGCGACAAGCCGGGCGAGAAGGTCATCGGCGGCAACAGCTCGACCGCCAGCTGA
- a CDS encoding site-specific integrase, protein MNDFEPRSLTASEWAVIREFVRTTITEAQQRTEARYPTRKLMGALTALARWAVLVACLPVEKSIILHRDTIAEYIARGCPTLAPTSQATRRTMLLRIAEAVLPPDERVSRLQPVYRDNPARPYEVHEQVALRSWAVGQTTPQRRRDCRTILALGLGAGLSTHDIMGLRVQDIKADDHGVLITVRDERDVPVLWQWEQELIDLIAEREGQQWAVGPQRTVTTKNWLWNFIATARPEVGVTPTVGRMRNTWLLHHMATGTPLGPLAAAAGLQTFRTIEKLFSYLPPPTRDEVRAAMRRHLRSL, encoded by the coding sequence GTGAACGACTTCGAGCCTCGATCCCTCACCGCCAGCGAATGGGCGGTTATCAGGGAGTTCGTGCGCACCACGATCACCGAGGCACAGCAACGCACCGAAGCCCGCTACCCCACCAGGAAGTTGATGGGAGCGCTCACCGCGCTCGCCCGCTGGGCAGTCCTCGTCGCCTGCCTACCCGTGGAGAAGTCGATCATCCTGCACCGCGACACGATTGCGGAGTACATCGCAAGAGGCTGCCCGACCCTCGCACCCACAAGCCAAGCAACCCGCCGCACGATGCTGCTGCGCATAGCAGAGGCCGTCCTGCCACCCGACGAGCGCGTTTCTCGCCTTCAGCCGGTCTACCGGGACAACCCCGCCCGACCCTACGAAGTCCACGAGCAAGTGGCGCTGCGCTCATGGGCGGTCGGGCAGACAACGCCGCAGCGACGCCGCGACTGTCGGACGATCCTGGCACTCGGCCTGGGAGCCGGACTCTCGACGCACGACATCATGGGCTTGCGCGTCCAGGACATCAAGGCGGACGACCACGGCGTCCTGATCACGGTCCGCGATGAGCGCGATGTTCCCGTGCTGTGGCAATGGGAGCAAGAACTCATCGACCTGATCGCAGAACGCGAAGGACAGCAATGGGCAGTCGGGCCTCAGCGAACTGTGACCACCAAGAACTGGTTGTGGAACTTCATCGCGACCGCGCGGCCAGAGGTCGGCGTGACGCCCACGGTCGGACGGATGCGCAACACGTGGTTGTTGCACCACATGGCGACCGGTACGCCACTTGGCCCGTTGGCAGCCGCCGCTGGACTCCAGACGTTCCGCACCATCGAGAAACTCTTCTCCTACCTCCCGCCGCCCACCCGTGACGAAGTGCGCGCAGCGATGCGACGACACCTGCGGAGCCTGTGA
- a CDS encoding helix-turn-helix domain-containing protein, whose amino-acid sequence MQKGNRPRDFLVTPKNFGQFEEVAWRADLAHDAQDLLKAAQWQHLVVVGVRDALQYRNWLPEDLAEHAGIGRQQMWRYLRGELLMPLTYFAMAQRLLDVRLVDPSSEAPRRVGTQVEPD is encoded by the coding sequence GTGCAGAAGGGCAACCGGCCAAGGGACTTCCTCGTGACCCCGAAGAACTTCGGTCAGTTCGAGGAGGTCGCCTGGAGGGCTGACCTCGCACACGACGCGCAGGACCTGCTGAAGGCGGCGCAGTGGCAGCACCTGGTCGTGGTTGGCGTGCGTGACGCCTTGCAGTATCGCAACTGGCTACCAGAGGACCTTGCGGAGCATGCGGGCATTGGACGGCAGCAAATGTGGCGCTACCTCCGCGGCGAGTTGCTCATGCCGCTGACCTATTTCGCGATGGCGCAGCGGTTGCTCGATGTGCGGCTGGTCGATCCGTCATCGGAAGCGCCACGACGAGTCGGGACTCAGGTAGAGCCGGACTGA
- a CDS encoding helix-turn-helix transcriptional regulator, with protein sequence MNKPRRAEPDLTRLREVFLSERGRHHQTYEELADATGLARQTLLNIASGKYHGDLRTWLLLAKTWGVTLDTLLAPVWTSDQSGST encoded by the coding sequence GTGAATAAGCCGCGTCGCGCAGAGCCCGATCTGACCCGCCTCCGCGAAGTCTTTTTGTCCGAACGAGGACGGCATCATCAGACGTACGAAGAACTTGCCGACGCGACTGGGCTGGCCCGTCAGACGTTGCTCAACATCGCTTCTGGGAAGTACCACGGCGACCTGCGCACCTGGCTGCTGCTGGCGAAGACCTGGGGCGTGACCCTGGACACTCTGCTCGCCCCGGTGTGGACCTCGGATCAGTCCGGCTCTACCTGA
- a CDS encoding DNA adenine methylase codes for MSHRYLSPLRYPGGKARVAPYLSALIRAQTPRPSIYAEPFAGGAGAALRLLVDETVRSVRINDLSPGVAAFWRCVFDHTEPFARLIEHATVDIDRWHEARQVFETPSAHDDLQLGYSTFFLNRCNRSGILTARPIGGLNQTGKWKIDARFNRAELAARVRLLGQYRRRVQVTQMDGRRFMEDIESLGSKVFAYVDPPYIVQGEDLYLDSLSYNDHRLLADHLRGCSTPWMLTYDVSERITEDLYSRLRMARFDIAHTAQRQHIGSEVVVFSPLLDVSSIQLLRGANASWISA; via the coding sequence GTGAGCCATCGTTACCTGAGTCCGCTGCGGTACCCAGGCGGCAAAGCCCGCGTTGCCCCATACTTGTCGGCGCTCATCCGCGCTCAAACTCCCCGACCCTCAATCTACGCCGAACCGTTCGCAGGCGGTGCTGGTGCGGCCCTCCGACTGCTAGTTGACGAGACGGTTCGCTCGGTCCGGATCAACGACCTATCTCCCGGCGTCGCCGCCTTCTGGCGCTGCGTGTTCGACCACACTGAGCCGTTCGCGCGGCTCATCGAGCACGCCACCGTTGACATCGACCGATGGCACGAGGCGCGGCAAGTCTTCGAGACCCCATCGGCACACGACGACTTGCAACTCGGGTATTCGACGTTCTTCCTCAACAGATGCAACCGCTCGGGCATCCTCACAGCACGCCCGATTGGAGGGTTGAACCAGACGGGAAAGTGGAAGATCGACGCACGCTTCAACAGGGCCGAACTGGCGGCGCGAGTCCGACTTCTAGGGCAGTATCGGCGTCGGGTGCAGGTGACACAGATGGATGGCCGCAGGTTCATGGAGGATATTGAATCGCTTGGATCGAAGGTCTTCGCTTACGTCGATCCTCCATACATCGTCCAAGGCGAAGACCTCTACCTCGACTCGCTTTCCTATAACGACCATCGACTCCTAGCAGATCATCTTCGTGGATGCTCAACTCCCTGGATGCTTACTTACGACGTGAGCGAACGAATAACGGAGGACCTCTATTCACGACTCAGGATGGCTCGTTTCGATATCGCGCATACTGCGCAGCGCCAACACATCGGATCGGAGGTAGTGGTGTTTAGCCCGCTGCTTGATGTGAGCAGCATCCAACTCCTGCGCGGAGCAAACGCGTCCTGGATATCGGCGTAG
- a CDS encoding FRG domain-containing protein: MGHAAGYFAATEINKRLGLESADDLWSWLNSSDLSLAPMSWQLDAGENLVFRGQANAAHGLSSKLYRDLREGLAAQGIKNFGEKELAEAERAVIGLARDEGVGRNMSDGQLLAVLQHHGVATRLLDVSKAPLEALFFAVDDHADLDGRLFCFFLHPDSAGATQRLLLSDPDLPWHGSARGRYAKSDWTSTVALVDEANLDPRMHAQRGAFLVGGLNRRYKGDRWAYPGHEPTAADLMEISTLRVNFLKVRTGKPNASYAASGWTIRIEAAWKSDLRKRLQDIDPPITFDSMYPPVTELRRLAAREIRGWTPHGP, from the coding sequence ATGGGCCACGCAGCCGGGTACTTTGCAGCGACGGAGATCAACAAGCGACTTGGCTTAGAGAGCGCAGACGACCTCTGGTCGTGGCTCAACAGCAGCGACCTCAGCCTGGCACCGATGTCGTGGCAACTCGACGCAGGGGAGAACCTCGTATTTCGAGGCCAGGCCAACGCTGCACACGGCCTCTCCTCCAAGTTGTACCGCGATCTCCGAGAGGGTCTCGCGGCCCAAGGGATCAAGAATTTCGGCGAGAAGGAGTTGGCAGAAGCCGAACGGGCTGTGATTGGGCTTGCGCGCGATGAGGGCGTTGGTCGCAACATGTCCGATGGTCAGTTGCTCGCGGTTCTTCAGCATCACGGAGTTGCTACACGCCTGCTCGATGTGTCCAAGGCTCCACTAGAGGCCCTGTTCTTCGCCGTCGATGATCACGCCGACCTAGACGGTCGGCTCTTCTGCTTCTTCCTCCACCCAGACAGTGCTGGCGCGACGCAGCGATTGCTGCTGTCCGATCCCGACCTGCCTTGGCACGGCTCGGCTCGCGGGAGGTACGCCAAGTCTGACTGGACCTCAACCGTGGCTCTGGTAGACGAGGCGAACCTTGATCCGCGCATGCACGCTCAACGCGGCGCGTTCCTCGTCGGTGGTTTGAACCGCCGCTACAAGGGGGATCGTTGGGCCTACCCTGGCCACGAGCCGACTGCCGCCGACTTGATGGAGATCAGCACACTGCGCGTCAACTTCTTGAAGGTGAGGACGGGGAAGCCCAACGCCAGTTACGCGGCGTCGGGCTGGACGATCCGCATCGAGGCTGCCTGGAAGTCAGACCTGCGGAAACGACTTCAAGACATCGACCCACCGATCACGTTCGATTCCATGTACCCGCCCGTCACCGAACTGCGGCGGCTCGCTGCGCGGGAAATACGAGGTTGGACACCACACGGCCCCTAA
- a CDS encoding TIGR02391 family protein: MTALSYEDVRNLPLPDLAIRLLGTLDGSPNFNNLIQGFKQRGGYNAEQPRDIDRLLARLSDAWSWLEAHALIGPSSQNPQGSNWQRRTALGDEVSNDPSAVSKVWAAERLAGDLDDSLASARSNFALGDYETASFAAMKAVEVEVRRVAGLPNELVGVALMRKAFSPKDGVLSDPGAEGGEQQATADLFAGAIGAFKNPASHRAVKFDDPTEAAEVIQLADLLLRIVQRAEERSND; encoded by the coding sequence ATGACTGCGCTGTCATACGAGGACGTACGGAATCTGCCGCTACCGGACTTGGCAATTCGCTTGCTGGGCACCCTCGACGGTTCACCCAACTTCAACAACCTGATTCAGGGCTTCAAGCAGCGCGGCGGCTACAACGCCGAGCAGCCCAGGGACATCGACCGCTTGCTGGCCCGCCTGTCGGACGCTTGGTCGTGGCTCGAAGCGCACGCGCTTATCGGTCCCTCGTCACAGAACCCGCAAGGGTCTAACTGGCAGCGGCGCACCGCGTTGGGTGACGAGGTGTCCAACGACCCGAGCGCAGTTTCAAAGGTCTGGGCAGCCGAGCGTCTGGCTGGCGATCTGGACGACTCGCTGGCGTCAGCAAGGTCGAACTTCGCCCTAGGTGACTACGAGACGGCTTCTTTCGCCGCCATGAAGGCGGTAGAAGTCGAGGTTCGGCGCGTCGCTGGCCTTCCGAACGAGTTGGTGGGGGTCGCGTTGATGCGGAAGGCGTTCAGCCCGAAGGACGGTGTACTGAGCGACCCCGGGGCCGAAGGCGGCGAACAGCAAGCCACCGCTGACCTGTTCGCTGGAGCCATCGGAGCCTTCAAGAATCCTGCCAGCCACAGGGCGGTCAAGTTTGACGACCCGACCGAGGCTGCCGAGGTGATCCAACTTGCAGACCTCTTACTGAGGATCGTCCAACGGGCGGAGGAACGGTCCAACGACTGA
- a CDS encoding MFS transporter — translation MTTERLRTDTRSEDWSSFYKLWLGSTATLYVEQFISFAIPLLLVTQTGASVTTGQFVTFLYFVPYLIFGLNAGVWLEGKSHTRSVNIAAIGQTLLLVLLFIGLHLWSDSPSLFVGFVLISGIIAVFFQISFQSILPDLFAVRDNLYSANSKLALSDSITRVIGPASAGALIAWLSPSGSVAAVTMLSLLAALSFIVIRRPKHEKPSTPKTATEKTGTLIREGLDFVRTHRWLNPIILCGAYYIIFVTAIKTTVSLYLVDSGKASVSAVGIIISMIAAGYGLGSIIGRSSAKRSGARRTLQIGALFATIGAAAASFGAVAVGNTSAIPWVCGAAFLLHGLGDGIFAPTALSVRQIATPKNFMSRVTSVHRFFIWGGMSLGGLLAAIVTFATSPGVALVVMSFGIWGTLPILYRKNLAIHRTKGATPYERDPEVAFLDAQ, via the coding sequence ATGACGACCGAACGGCTCCGCACAGACACACGCAGTGAAGATTGGAGCTCCTTCTACAAATTGTGGCTGGGCAGCACCGCCACGCTATACGTCGAACAGTTCATCTCGTTCGCAATCCCGCTTCTACTCGTCACCCAGACTGGTGCGTCAGTCACCACGGGGCAATTCGTAACATTTCTATATTTCGTCCCGTATTTGATATTCGGACTCAACGCCGGGGTATGGCTCGAGGGCAAATCCCACACCAGGTCAGTAAACATCGCAGCTATCGGACAAACGCTGCTTCTAGTTTTGCTGTTCATCGGGCTGCACCTGTGGAGCGATTCCCCAAGCCTCTTCGTGGGATTCGTACTGATATCCGGAATTATCGCCGTATTCTTCCAAATTTCCTTTCAAAGCATTCTCCCGGACCTCTTTGCAGTCCGAGACAATCTTTACAGCGCAAATTCGAAACTCGCGCTTTCCGACTCCATAACACGTGTTATCGGTCCCGCGTCAGCGGGAGCACTCATTGCATGGCTGTCGCCATCTGGCAGTGTCGCTGCAGTCACGATGTTGTCGCTTCTCGCCGCCCTCTCGTTTATCGTCATTCGGCGCCCAAAACATGAGAAGCCAAGCACCCCGAAGACAGCCACTGAGAAAACCGGAACGCTTATACGCGAAGGCTTAGATTTCGTCCGTACTCATCGGTGGCTAAATCCCATTATTCTCTGCGGAGCGTATTACATAATCTTCGTAACTGCCATCAAGACTACGGTATCGCTCTACCTTGTGGATTCAGGGAAAGCCAGCGTCTCAGCCGTTGGGATAATAATATCGATGATCGCAGCTGGATACGGACTCGGCAGCATCATCGGTCGGTCATCAGCTAAGAGGTCAGGGGCGCGCAGGACACTTCAGATCGGTGCTCTCTTCGCCACCATCGGCGCAGCTGCGGCCTCGTTCGGCGCTGTCGCAGTGGGCAATACTTCGGCAATCCCATGGGTCTGTGGGGCAGCCTTTCTACTTCACGGCCTCGGGGACGGAATATTTGCTCCGACCGCGCTCTCGGTGAGGCAAATTGCTACTCCCAAGAACTTCATGTCCCGAGTGACGTCTGTCCACCGATTCTTCATCTGGGGCGGCATGTCATTGGGCGGGCTACTCGCTGCCATCGTTACTTTCGCTACCAGCCCTGGTGTTGCGTTGGTCGTAATGTCATTCGGAATTTGGGGAACCCTCCCCATCCTCTACCGAAAGAACCTTGCAATCCACAGAACGAAGGGGGCAACACCGTATGAACGAGATCCCGAAGTGGCATTTCTCGATGCTCAATGA
- a CDS encoding 50S ribosomal protein L11 methyltransferase gives MNEIPKWHFSMLNDVSRNESFARAISKQVSGEHKVVDIGAGTGLLSLIARDNGAATVDAFEANEAMAQIAQRVISNADVEEHISLHRTHSTNINLRANERKNFLLTETFDCALIGEGILPTLRHARKYLLESKYKAIPARGTLLGCLLSSPEIRRLNEVSSASGIDVSELNRLQTRGHFPVRLETWQHEFCSQPAELFTLDLLKEPPGDGAYKIPVTATKTALVDGVVAWFELDLGAGEVVSNSPGTLSHWMQAFIPLPRPVQVTADQQFILSLEIHDQTKFAATGLRPLANASQDSASTLSSTNQGMRTSA, from the coding sequence ATGAACGAGATCCCGAAGTGGCATTTCTCGATGCTCAATGATGTGAGCCGGAACGAGTCGTTCGCACGAGCTATTTCGAAACAAGTGTCCGGCGAACACAAAGTTGTCGATATCGGCGCAGGGACAGGCCTGTTGAGTCTGATTGCTCGAGATAACGGAGCAGCGACCGTAGACGCATTCGAAGCCAATGAGGCAATGGCGCAAATTGCTCAGCGTGTGATTTCGAACGCTGACGTAGAAGAGCACATCAGTCTACATCGCACGCATTCCACAAACATCAACCTCCGCGCCAACGAACGCAAGAATTTCCTGCTCACGGAGACGTTCGACTGTGCGCTCATCGGCGAGGGTATCCTGCCCACGCTACGTCATGCCCGAAAATACCTTCTCGAGAGCAAATACAAAGCCATCCCTGCGCGAGGAACGTTGCTTGGCTGCCTCCTCTCGTCACCTGAAATCCGACGCCTCAACGAGGTCTCGTCCGCATCAGGTATCGATGTTTCAGAGCTGAACCGTCTGCAAACCCGAGGGCACTTTCCAGTTCGGCTCGAGACCTGGCAGCACGAGTTCTGTAGCCAGCCTGCGGAGCTGTTCACGCTCGATCTCTTGAAGGAGCCGCCCGGTGACGGGGCGTACAAGATCCCCGTGACCGCAACGAAGACCGCCCTCGTCGATGGCGTGGTGGCTTGGTTCGAACTCGATCTCGGCGCTGGAGAAGTGGTGTCGAATTCTCCCGGCACTCTCTCGCATTGGATGCAGGCCTTTATCCCACTTCCCAGGCCCGTCCAGGTTACTGCTGACCAACAGTTCATCCTGTCGCTCGAAATTCACGACCAGACGAAGTTCGCCGCGACTGGACTTCGGCCACTAGCAAACGCATCGCAGGACAGCGCAAGCACGTTGTCGAGCACCAACCAGGGAATGAGGACATCGGCATGA
- a CDS encoding iron-containing redox enzyme family protein, with protein MTNSNDALRKFAENELFTDSDTWEITGRPYHRSLRPQALGPVDLGSPLARNDFMNYEALAAQRVLTTVYEQDLVFLPQTPYEGWKNDFDAFYDEELRSFAGQFRSDLENYVFGYLDAEIDVSKHWDRDSFIEFLNSKTGKTSQEPSWASTIRSSSDPQRAARMWLIQFAPDFLSESSPMMKNILGNYGSIQSEWFKILIDEYGYGVHEKKHSTLYERTLESVDLNSEAHYYWQYYLATALAANNFFHYLGSEHRNFFKYAGALVMTETTLVEFCEHAQSLLTEILPGCDVEYFSEHCHIDDHHGRMAKNDVCLALIDKFGEEIIPDMIWGILAYEHIMVDFDTQFAIQIDWMDSQQDLFDLHKKIAPAVMADGGVPVADLDEHFNELSNSHCHNQDELCHIIEGEMYFFSGFESKLILGPGDGVVIRNRRQHGADILSDSCKYQIYTIGDAAKWQ; from the coding sequence ATGACCAATTCAAACGATGCGCTCCGGAAGTTCGCCGAGAACGAGCTCTTCACCGACTCTGACACGTGGGAGATCACCGGCAGGCCGTACCACCGTTCGCTGCGGCCCCAGGCCCTTGGACCCGTCGATCTAGGCTCTCCGCTTGCGCGCAACGACTTCATGAACTACGAGGCGCTTGCGGCCCAGCGGGTCCTGACCACCGTCTACGAACAGGATCTCGTTTTCCTGCCACAAACACCTTACGAAGGATGGAAGAACGATTTCGACGCCTTCTACGACGAAGAGCTACGAAGCTTCGCAGGACAGTTCCGCAGTGACTTGGAAAACTATGTGTTCGGATACCTGGATGCCGAGATTGACGTATCGAAACACTGGGATCGCGACTCCTTCATCGAGTTCCTGAATTCCAAGACAGGAAAGACGTCTCAGGAACCAAGTTGGGCCTCAACTATTCGATCCAGCTCGGACCCGCAACGGGCAGCCCGGATGTGGTTGATCCAGTTTGCCCCAGATTTTCTTTCCGAATCATCGCCCATGATGAAGAACATCCTGGGAAATTACGGATCAATCCAATCTGAATGGTTCAAGATCCTGATCGACGAGTACGGTTATGGCGTGCACGAAAAGAAGCATTCGACCCTTTACGAACGCACCCTCGAGAGCGTCGATCTCAATTCCGAAGCTCACTACTACTGGCAGTACTATCTGGCAACAGCCCTCGCGGCAAACAATTTCTTCCACTATCTGGGCTCCGAACATCGAAATTTCTTCAAGTATGCCGGCGCCCTGGTCATGACCGAGACGACTTTGGTCGAATTCTGCGAACACGCCCAATCATTGTTGACGGAAATTCTTCCTGGTTGCGACGTCGAATATTTCTCCGAGCATTGCCACATCGACGATCATCACGGACGAATGGCGAAGAACGACGTGTGCCTCGCCTTGATCGATAAGTTCGGTGAAGAAATTATTCCAGATATGATCTGGGGAATTCTCGCCTACGAACACATCATGGTGGACTTTGATACTCAGTTCGCTATCCAGATCGACTGGATGGATTCTCAGCAAGATCTGTTCGATCTGCACAAGAAGATTGCGCCTGCGGTCATGGCTGACGGTGGTGTTCCGGTTGCAGACCTTGACGAACACTTCAACGAGCTCTCGAACTCACACTGCCATAATCAGGACGAGCTCTGTCACATCATTGAGGGCGAGATGTATTTCTTCTCGGGATTCGAATCCAAGCTGATCCTTGGTCCTGGGGATGGCGTGGTAATCAGAAATAGACGACAGCACGGCGCGGACATTTTGTCCGATTCATGTAAGTACCAGATTTACACTATCGGTGACGCGGCGAAATGGCAGTAA
- a CDS encoding Rieske 2Fe-2S domain-containing protein encodes MAVTVLPVGHNSFTTSNGVEFVVRSDRTGRLVIHEGVCRHRGGPLRLGCLQDETVECPWHRTLTRLPRPASRRMPFVYARSGTTIYLVGDDLGNTRRVSVLEEEDKSA; translated from the coding sequence ATGGCAGTAACTGTGTTGCCTGTCGGACACAACTCGTTTACGACGAGCAACGGTGTTGAGTTCGTCGTGCGTAGTGATCGGACGGGCCGTTTGGTAATACATGAAGGGGTCTGCCGCCATCGTGGCGGGCCGCTGCGCCTAGGATGCCTTCAGGATGAGACCGTGGAATGCCCGTGGCATCGGACGCTGACAAGGCTTCCTCGCCCAGCATCGCGCAGAATGCCGTTTGTGTACGCGCGGTCAGGGACGACTATATATCTTGTCGGTGATGACCTAGGAAACACGCGACGGGTGTCCGTCCTCGAGGAAGAGGATAAGTCGGCATGA
- a CDS encoding ATP-grasp domain-containing protein yields the protein MADEVRSVLGINPRNSYVAGQARIDKFLAQERLRQQGLPHIKSWMIQNVSEVDLLDLDMPCIVKPTNSAGSDGVSLVSSKAELRAHVSRILSQTNAMGSVTDRVVVQHVVAGTEYVIDGAMSPDGPAIASIGRYVKEFVFGAPAYRSLTWLSSGDVPRYDQLIKYVGKCLDALGVKVGCFHFEVFDTGQDWLMVEVGLRPHGGGHPNFTERLTDGVSQVSLEISVASGDRVDPKKLPPRTLPGRVIFLAVDEDVRFEEDPADRLQGLSFVEDFKIAVSKGDISAPPRSLFDTFDIGFVFIVANDLALLDEYEEKVRQEFRSTQVAL from the coding sequence GTGGCTGACGAGGTGCGGTCGGTGTTGGGGATTAATCCGCGGAACTCGTACGTCGCAGGCCAAGCTCGAATTGACAAGTTCCTGGCGCAAGAACGACTGCGTCAGCAAGGCTTGCCGCACATCAAGTCGTGGATGATTCAGAACGTGTCAGAGGTTGATTTGCTCGACCTTGATATGCCTTGCATCGTCAAGCCGACCAACAGTGCTGGTTCTGACGGGGTATCGCTGGTTTCTTCCAAGGCTGAGTTGCGCGCTCATGTGAGCAGAATTCTCAGCCAGACGAATGCAATGGGTTCTGTTACAGATCGCGTGGTGGTGCAACACGTTGTAGCGGGCACGGAATACGTGATCGATGGGGCAATGAGCCCAGACGGTCCTGCGATCGCTTCCATCGGTAGGTATGTTAAGGAATTCGTATTTGGGGCTCCTGCGTATCGCTCGTTGACGTGGTTGAGTTCGGGCGATGTTCCGCGATATGACCAATTAATCAAGTATGTTGGCAAATGTCTCGATGCTCTGGGTGTGAAAGTTGGATGCTTCCATTTCGAGGTTTTTGATACGGGTCAAGATTGGTTGATGGTCGAAGTTGGATTGAGGCCCCACGGTGGCGGCCATCCTAATTTTACCGAGAGATTGACCGATGGCGTATCTCAAGTTTCTCTTGAAATTTCCGTAGCATCGGGAGATCGGGTCGACCCGAAGAAGTTGCCACCCCGTACATTGCCCGGTCGAGTAATATTTCTTGCGGTCGACGAAGATGTCCGGTTCGAGGAAGACCCTGCCGATCGTCTTCAAGGATTGTCCTTCGTCGAAGACTTTAAGATTGCGGTATCTAAAGGTGATATTTCCGCGCCGCCAAGAAGTTTGTTCGACACCTTCGATATCGGATTTGTTTTCATCGTGGCGAACGATTTGGCGCTCCTGGACGAGTACGAGGAGAAGGTTCGTCAAGAGTTTCGGTCGACTCAAGTAGCGCTCTAG
- a CDS encoding antitoxin VbhA family protein → MGERHAREDHRAAERARRRREVDSVRHSTEMDGGSRTQEAHDDQEAYVRGELTLVDLAERADRDYGRCGGTVNVWLNAET, encoded by the coding sequence GTGGGAGAGCGCCATGCCAGAGAAGATCACCGCGCGGCCGAGCGGGCACGACGCCGCCGCGAGGTCGATTCGGTGCGGCACAGCACGGAGATGGACGGCGGATCTCGCACCCAGGAAGCGCACGACGACCAGGAGGCCTACGTGCGTGGTGAGCTGACGTTGGTGGACCTGGCAGAGCGCGCAGACCGCGACTATGGCCGCTGCGGCGGCACCGTCAACGTCTGGCTCAATGCCGAGACGTGA